A segment of the Anaerolineales bacterium genome:
CATATACCACGTAGAAGGGCAAAGCCATCAGGCTGAAACCCGTCAGGAGCTGCGCCATCGTCAACGGGTTCAAGCGACGGATGGTTCTCGTCACCTGCTTTCGGTAGTCGCGCCAGGGCGGCGCGCGCCGCTTGGCAACGGGAGAAGGAGGCTCCCGGATAATCCAAAACCCCAACGAAGCAATCCCCAGGCTGACGGCGGCCGAGCCAAACAGCCAGGCGTAATTTTCGGGGTACGCCACATGCGCCAGAATTTGCTGCGCCGCCAGCGCCGCGCCGATGGAAAGAGGCGCGGCCAGGGCGCCCCGGCCGCCGAAAAAGGCGCCCCGCTTTCCCGGCGGAATGATTTTCCCGATGATGTCGGTGAAGGGGACATTTCCTAATCCGCCGCCGGCGTAAAAAAGGACCAGTATGCCCACCAGGATCCAGGCGAGGGTGAGGGGAGATCGGCCGCCTAAGAGATAGATGAGCCACGCCAGCAATCCCCAGCTCAGGACGCGCACATAGATGGCCAGCAACAAATAGGGTTTTTTGAACACCAGGGGGTCGATCCAGCGGGCGACAAAAAGCTGTGGCAGGGCGCCGGCCACAGCCAGCACGGTGGTGAGGCCTCCTACCCAGACCGTCGAGCCGGTAAGCTCGACGATAAACGCCGGGAGGACCGTCGCCGGTTGCGTCAGCGCCATCCCCAGGGCCAGAAACGCCCCATGCCATAATCCGCCGAAGAAGTTGCGGCGGGAGAAAGGCGCTTCAGGGTGGGCCGTGTTCGGTTTTCTGTTTTCTTCCGCCATCATATCCTCTTCCGCATCC
Coding sequences within it:
- a CDS encoding MFS transporter; this translates as MMAEENRKPNTAHPEAPFSRRNFFGGLWHGAFLALGMALTQPATVLPAFIVELTGSTVWVGGLTTVLAVAGALPQLFVARWIDPLVFKKPYLLLAIYVRVLSWGLLAWLIYLLGGRSPLTLAWILVGILVLFYAGGGLGNVPFTDIIGKIIPPGKRGAFFGGRGALAAPLSIGAALAAQQILAHVAYPENYAWLFGSAAVSLGIASLGFWIIREPPSPVAKRRAPPWRDYRKQVTRTIRRLNPLTMAQLLTGFSLMALPFYVVYAREKLGAPTEAVGWFLLAQVLGGIIFNMVWAHLVDRSGSRRMLFLCAVLSFSTPLLAIALSPLGWPALLPIFFLAGGTSNGRAVGFQSALLELSPADERGTYAGLNETLILPVAFLPLAAGVFLQYGSYTALFLLTAACIGAGAIVIGRWPVPQKA